Proteins from one Malania oleifera isolate guangnan ecotype guangnan chromosome 4, ASM2987363v1, whole genome shotgun sequence genomic window:
- the LOC131154078 gene encoding small ribosomal subunit protein eS21y isoform X1: MQNEEGQNMDLYIPRKCSATNRLITAKDHASVQINIGHLDEHGLYTGQFSTFALCGFVRAQVLFPAHFVCFESVILFVVYGCILSIGITN, translated from the exons ATGCAAAACGAAGAAGGACAAAACATGGATCTTTACATCCCCAGGAAATG CTCTGCCACTAATAGGCTGATAACAGCCAAGGATCATGCTTCTGTTCAGATTAATATTGGGCATCTTGATGAGCATGGGCTGTACACTGGCCAATTCAGCACTTTTGCCCTCTGTGGTTTTGTCCGAGCTCAGGTTCTTTTTCCTGCCCACTTTGTTTGTTTTGAGTCAGTGATTCTTTTTGTTGTTTATGGCTGTATCTTGTCTATTGGTATCACTAATTAG